A single Corticium candelabrum chromosome 12, ooCorCand1.1, whole genome shotgun sequence DNA region contains:
- the LOC134187588 gene encoding uncharacterized protein LOC134187588 has product MKRYRKYVAEKQLRVSRCLLTGIGQMMRLMQLPPVQRKAQDFMVEAETFSQNFTEMKILRRQSADMECLLHLETCNKAISNALHGNPLCIQAVALVSQGRVSDIVVDDDKGELGLCMKLASAANSILERQIIVTAKQEEHRKMLKITETLSHMVGELQMLTSQSARVCNGQGQQQHMNDYSAVSKKGTTVPAVEVADNDISKKGTMRRAARQQLLHSSAVITAIMKLMDEKLLKSRCCLKQEDIKFDTNKLSESLRQLIVLDGDQNTGEQMKEFVAKLDAGLSLMLQKAARTLPESASHVIDENCKERMAVQQQLANSSTIIVTLSNLVGKKLSMLTGEVVSLKDQEEIRLNVNSLLGSMKELESGTSEDKKGSGAQHLPQTDHPFQSAAVLKRSRFSRYVKAKVKNSQFQGCYLVTSAMSRLARMNTSLKHKIMTTKDCELMKRDIDTFSQTFEQLKKLSWKSASDLSKQHSYDDCSEDQSASETCDFSEEGQIARILANLDACPSHNQLRHVSERIVQKWKIVARYLRPHSLQSCDIARIEHTYSHNLTDQSAVLLESWRKTHGKLATIRLLCESLLDAGCRLHAEDVFGEDLVERVALELKPSENGRINRVDWL; this is encoded by the exons ATGAAGAGATATAGAAAGTATGTAGCTGAAAAACAACTGAGAGTCAGTAGATGTTTACTAACTGGCATCGGTCAGATGATGAGACTAATGCAGCTGCCTCCAGTACAAAGAAAAGCACAAGACTTTATGGTAGAAGCTGAGACGTTTAGCCAAAACTTCACAGAGATGAAAATTCTCAGAAGGCAGAGTGCAGATATGGAATGTTTGCTACATCTTGAGACATGTAACAAAG CAATCAGCAATGCCTTACATGGAAATCCTTTGTGCATTCAAGCAGTTGCTCTAGTCAGTCAGGGCAGAGTCTCTGatattgttgttgatgatgacaAAGGGGAGTTGGGATTGTGTATGAAATTGGCATCTGCAGCAAATTCTATTCTTGAGAGGCAGATTATAGTGACAGCCAAACAGGAGGAACACAGGAAGATGCTCAAAATAACTGAAACATTGAGTCATATGGTTGGTGAACTACAGATGTTGACCAGCCAGTCTGCTCGAGTTTGCAATGGACAaggacaacaacaacacatgaaTG ATTATTCTGCAGTATCAAAGAAAGGTACTACAGTCCCAGCAGTAGAAGTTGCAGACAATGATATAAGCAAGAAGGGCACGATGAGAAGAGCAGCAAGACAGCAGCTGTTGCATTCCTCTGCAGTTATTACAGCTATAATGAAATTGATGGACGAGAAATTGTTGAAGTCACGATGTTGTTTGAAGCAAGAAGACATAAAATTTGATACTAATAAGTTGTCAGAGAGTTTGAGGCAACTGATTGTACTTGATGGTGATCAAAATACTGGGGAACAGATGAAGGAGTTTGTAGCAAAACTAGATGCGG GTCTTTCTCTAATGCTACAGAAAGCTGCTAGAACGTTGCCGGAATCTGCAAGCCATGTAATTGATGAAAACTGTAAGGAAAGGATGGCTGTGCAACAACAGCTTGCAAATAGTTCTACAATTATTGTAACTTTATCAAACTTGGTTGGCAAGAAACTGTCGATGTTAACAGGCGAAGTCGTGAGCTTGAAGGATCAAGAAGAAATAAGACTTAACGTCAACAGTTTGTTAGGAAGTATGAAGGAATTAGAAAGTGGTACGAGCGAAGACAAGAAAGGAAGTGGTGCTCAACATTTACCACAAACAGATCATCCTTTTCAGTCCGCTGCAGTTTTGAAACGAAGTAGGTTTAGTAGATACGTGAAGGCTAAAGTGAAAAATTCACAGTTTCAAGGATGTTACCTTGTTACATCTGCAATGAGTCGCTTAGCTAGAATGAACACTTCTCTGAAACATAAAATTATGACAACAAAAGATTGTGAGCTGATGAAACGAGATATCGATACTTTCAGCCAGACGTTTGAACAGTTGAAAAAATTATCTTGGAAATCAGCTAGCGATCTATCTAAACAACATTCATACG ATGACTGCTCTGAAGACCAAAGTGCTAGTGAAACATGCGA TTTCAGCGAAGAGGGACAGATTGCGCGTATTTTAGCAA ATCTTGACGCATGTCCGAGCCATAATCAATTGAGACATGTGTCTGAAAGAATTGTACAAAAATGGAAAATTGTAGCTCGCTACCTTCGTCCCCATTCGCTTCAATCTTGTGATATTGCTCGCATTGAACATACGTATTCACATAATTTGACAGATCAGTCAGCTGTCCTGTTGGAAAGCTGGCGTAAAACGCACGGCAAACTAGCGACCATCAGGCTTCTGTGTGAGTCTCTACTTGATGCTGGATGTCGACTGCATGCAGAAGACGTTTTTGGGGAAGATCTGGTGGAAAGAGTTGCTTTAGAACTTAAACCAAGTGAAAACGGTAGAATCAATAGAGTTGATTGGCTATAG